A stretch of the Corylus avellana chromosome ca6, CavTom2PMs-1.0 genome encodes the following:
- the LOC132185420 gene encoding CASP-like protein 4D1 has translation MKNNRCIPISSLVLRILTLAKLLSSIALFVTDKINLGLDDDSKATFKDIFAYRYVVAIAATGAVYTLFQLPFAIYYATKGKRLNGCFPEFDFYGDKLISLLLATAVGAGFAVLVEFNRTVDGLVGDFFDKAIIATGVLLGATICMVVVSVLSFISRASK, from the exons ATGAAGAACAACAGATGTATACCAATCTCGTCCCTGGTATTGAGGATCCTCACTCTAGCGAAATTACTTTCTTCTATCGCATTATTTGTTACTGACAAAATAAACTTGGGATTGGATGATGATTCCAAAGCAACCTTCAAGGATATCTTCGCATACAG GTATGTGGTTGCCATTGCAGCAACAGGTGCAGTCTACACCTTATTCCAGTTACCTTTCGCTATTTACTATGCAACCAAAGGAAAAAGATTAAACGGATGCTTTCCAGAGTTTGACTTCTACGGAGACAAG CTCATCAGCTTGCTCCTGGCCACGGCTGTTGGTGCTGGTTTTGCTGTCCTTGTTGAGTTCAATAGAACCGTGGACGGTCTGGTTGGTGATTTCTTTGATAAAGCAATTATTGCAACCGGTGTTCTATTGGGGGCAACTATTTGCATGGTTGTAGTTTCAGTGCTTTCATTTATCAGTCGGGCCAGCAAGTAA